In a genomic window of Caloenas nicobarica isolate bCalNic1 chromosome 1, bCalNic1.hap1, whole genome shotgun sequence:
- the MGAT3 gene encoding beta-1,4-mannosyl-glycoprotein 4-beta-N-acetylglucosaminyltransferase, with product MKMRRHKLFLTLCMAGLCLISFLHFLKALSYVTFPRELASLSPNLVSSFFWNNAPVTPQVSPEPGGAEFLRTPLYSHSPLLQPLPPSRATEELHKAEFVLPEDTTEYFVRTKAGGVCFKPGTKVLEKPPVGGRPEERGDSVASGRLVRKPLSAGGTKRRKWVECVCLPGWHGPSCGVPTVVQYSNLPTKDRLVPRVTPRRVINAININHEFDLLDVRFHELGDVVDVFVVCESNFTAYGEPRLLKFREMLLNGSFDYIRHKVLYVFLDHFPPGGRQDGWIADDYLRTFLTRDGISRLRNLRPDDVFVIDDADEIPARDGVLFLKLYDGWTEPFAFHMRKSLYGFFWKQPGTLEVVSGCTMGMLQAVYATDGIRLRRREYYTMPGFRQYENSTGHILVQWSLGSPLHFAGWHCSWCFTPEGIYFKLVSAQNGDFPRWGDYEDKRDLNYIRELIRTGGWFDGTTQEYPPADPKEQMYAPKYLLKNYQRFRYLLENPYRKTGH from the coding sequence ATGAAGATGAGACGCCATAAGCTCTTTCTGACTCTCTGCATGGCTGGTCTCTGCCTTATCTCCTTCTTGCACTTCCTCAAGGCCCTTTCCTATGTCACCTTTCCCCGGGAGCTGGCTTCACTTAGTCCCAACCTCGTCTCCAGCTTCTTCTGGAACAATGCCCCCGTCACACCTCAGGTCAGCCCTGAGCCAGGGGGTGCCGAATTCCTCCGCACACCCCTCTACTCCCACTCCCCcttgctccagcccctgcctcccagcagagccaccGAAGAGCTGCACAAAGCCGAGTTCGTGCTGCCGGAAGACACAACAGAATATTTTGTCCGTACCAAAGCCGGCGGCGTTTGCTTTAAACCAGGCACCAAGGTGCTGGAGAAGCCACCTGTGGGAGGGCGGCCAGAGGAGCGAGGGGACAGTGTGGCCTCGGGGCGGCTGGTTCGCAAGCCGCTGAGCGCCGGCGGGACCAAGCGGCGCAAGTGGGTGGAATGTGTCTGCTTGCCAGGCTGGCACGGCCCCAGCTGTGGGGTCCCCACTGTGGTCCAGTACTCCAACCTGCCCACCAAGGACCGCCTTGTACCGCGGGTGACCCCCCGGCGGGTCATCAACGCTATCAACATCAACCATGAGTTTGACCTGCTGGATGTCCGCTTCCATGAGCTGGGAGACGTGGTGGATGTCTTTGTGGTGTGCGAGTCAAACTTCACGGCCTATGGAGAGCCGCGACTCCTCAAGTTCCGCGAGATGCTCCTCAACGGCTCCTTCGACTACATCCGCCACAAGGTGCTCTACGTCTTCCTGGACCACTTCCCCCCCGGCGGCCGCCAGGACGGCTGGATTGCTGACGATTACCTGCGCACCTTTCTCACCCGGGACGGCATCTCTCGCCTCCGCAACCTGCGCCCAGATGATGTCTTTGTCATCGATGATGCCGATGAGATCCCAGCCCGTGATGGCGTGCTCTTCCTCAAGCTTTACGATGGCTGGACGGAGCCCTTCGCCTTTCATATGCGCAAGTCACTCTATGGCTTCTTCTGGAAGCAACCAGGCACCTTGGAGGTGGTCTCAGGCTGCACCATGGGGATGCTCCAGGCCGTCTACGCTACTGATGGGATCCGCCTGCGACGCCGCGAGTACTACACCATGCCTGGCTTTCGTCAGTACGAGAACAGCACAGGACACATCCTGGTGCAGTGGTCGCTGGGCAGCCCACTCCACTTTGCTGGTTGGCACTGCTCGTGGTGTTTCACCCCAGAGGGGATCTACTTCAAACTGGTGTCAGCTCAGAATGGGGACTTCCCCCGCTGGGGCGACTATGAGGATAAACGAGACCTCAATTATATCCGGGAGCTGATCCGGACTGGTGGCTGGTTTGATGGTACTACGCAGGAGTATCCCCCCGCCGACCCCAAGGAGCAGATGTACGCTCCCAAATACCTGCTCAAGAACTACCAGCGGTTCCGCTACTTGTTGGAGAACCCCTACCGAAAAACAGGGCACTGA
- the LOC135998857 gene encoding mitochondrial ribosome and complex I assembly factor AltMIEF1: MAAWSREAVLTLYRALLRQGRGLRYTDRDFYLAFVRREFRKNRGLQQLEDKERQLEKGQAFLQSKLGGLV, encoded by the coding sequence ATGGCCGCCTGGTCCCGGGAGGCCGTCCTGACCCTCTACCGCGCTTTGCTGCGccagggccgggggctgcgcTACACTGACCGGGATTTCTACCTCGCTTTCGTCCGCCGGGAGTTCCGCAAGAAccgggggctgcagcagctggaggacaAAGAAAGGCAGCTGGAGAAGGGACAAGCTTTCCTGCAGAGTAAACTCGGGGGCCTGGTTTAG